A genomic region of Falco naumanni isolate bFalNau1 unplaced genomic scaffold, bFalNau1.pat scaffold_74_arrow_pat_ctg1, whole genome shotgun sequence contains the following coding sequences:
- the LOC121082345 gene encoding olfactory receptor 14C36-like, with translation MSNSSSITQFLLLAFADTRELQLLHFWLSLGIYLAALMANGLIITTVVCDHHLHTPMYFFLLNLSLLDLGSISTIVPKAMANSLWDTRDISYSGCAAQLFLIVFFLSAECSLLTVMAYDRFVAICQPLHYGTLLGSRACVHMAAAAWASGFLCAALHTANTLSLPLCQGNALGQVFCEIPQILKLSCSHTYLREVGLIVGSAFLFFGCFVFIVLSYVQIFRAVLRIPSEQGRHKAFSTCLPHLAVVSLFVSTATFAYLKPPSISSPSLDLVVSVLYLVVPPALNPLIYSMRNQELKDALQKLMQSGFSQQH, from the coding sequence atgtccaacagcagctccatcacccagttcctcctcctggcaTTTGCAGACACgcgggagctgcagctcttgcacttctggctctccctgggcatCTACCTGGCTGCCCTCATGGCCAACGGCCTCATCATCACCACCGTAGTGTGCGACCACCACCTGCACACCCCCAtgtacttcttcctcctcaaccTCTCCCTCCTCGACCTGGGCTCCATCTCCACTATTGTCCCCAAAGCCATGGCCAACTCCCTCTGGGACACCAGGGACATCTCCTACTCAGgatgtgctgcacagctcttcctgattgtctttttcctttcagcagagtGTTCTCTCCTCACCGTCATGGCCTATGACCGCTTtgtggccatctgccagcccctgcactacgggaccctgctgggcagcagagcttgtgtccacatggcagcagctgcctgggccagTGGGTTTCTCTGTGCTGCGCTGCACACGGCCAATACACTGTCACTGCCGCTCTGCCAAGGCAATGCCCTGGGACAGGTCTTCTGTGAAATCCCACAGATCCTCAAGCTCTCCTGCTCACACACCTACCTCAGGGAAGTGGGGCTAATTGTGGGTAGtgcctttttattctttgggtgttttgttttcattgtgctGTCCTACGTTCAGatcttcagggctgtgctgaggatcccctctgagcagggacggcacaaagccttttccacGTGCCTCCCTCACCTGGCCGTGGTCTCCCTCTTTGTCAGCACTGCCACTTTTGCCTACCTGAAGcccccctccatctcctccccatcGCTGGACCTGGTGGTGTCAGTTCTGTACTTGGTGGTGCCTCCAGCACTGAACCCCCTCATCTACAGCATGAGGAACCAGGAGCTGAAGGACGCACTGCAGAAGCTGATGCAGTCAGGTTtctctcagcagcactga